The proteins below come from a single Holdemania massiliensis genomic window:
- a CDS encoding GIY-YIG nuclease family protein, producing MKAWVYILECQDGSYYTGWTWNVQKRFAAHRAGRGAKYTRSHPPLRIAYAKVFEDKSAALKQEAAIKKLTHAQKTLLIAQTKLDLSESDHPGAQN from the coding sequence ATGAAAGCCTGGGTGTATATTCTGGAATGTCAAGACGGCAGCTATTATACCGGCTGGACGTGGAATGTTCAAAAACGCTTTGCAGCCCACCGCGCTGGCCGAGGAGCAAAATATACGCGCTCCCATCCGCCGCTTAGAATCGCGTATGCAAAGGTTTTTGAGGATAAATCGGCGGCGTTAAAGCAGGAAGCGGCGATTAAAAAGCTGACGCATGCGCAGAAGACACTGCTGATTGCTCAAACAAAACTTGATCTTTCTGAGTCTGATCATCCCGGCGCGCAAAATTAA
- a CDS encoding desulfoferrodoxin family protein translates to MKILRCNHCGNMTYVLHDSSVPMICCGEAMQELVANTTEAALEKHLPAVTTKDGKIEVVVGSVEHPMTEAHYIEWILLETDKGVQVRHLTPSDAPKAVFEVGEGKPLAVYEYCNLHGLWKTEL, encoded by the coding sequence ATGAAAATTTTACGATGCAACCACTGCGGAAATATGACCTATGTTCTGCACGATTCATCTGTCCCGATGATCTGCTGCGGCGAAGCAATGCAGGAGTTAGTCGCGAATACGACCGAAGCGGCGCTGGAGAAACATCTGCCGGCGGTAACGACGAAGGACGGCAAGATTGAAGTCGTTGTCGGCAGCGTTGAACATCCGATGACCGAAGCGCATTATATTGAATGGATTCTGCTGGAAACAGACAAAGGGGTTCAGGTTCGCCATCTGACGCCATCCGACGCGCCGAAGGCTGTGTTTGAGGTTGGGGAAGGCAAACCGCTGGCGGTTTACGAATACTGCAATCTGCACGGTCTGTGGAAGACTGAACTGTAA
- the pnp gene encoding polyribonucleotide nucleotidyltransferase, with product MAKEVFTFDFCGRNLTIETGEIAKQAGGAVVVRYQDTVVLSTATANHTPKDSDFFPLTVSFEEKLYSVGKIPGGFLRREGRPSEHATLTARMIDRPIRPLFAEGFRNEVQVVNTVLSVDQDCSAEMAAMFGASCALCISDIPFNGPIAGVIVGRVDGKFIINPSVEDAEKSDIHLTVAGTKDAINMVEAGAKEVSEEEMIDALMFGHDHIKMLCEFQEQIIAKCAKPKMEIKLDVVPDEIKAEIDEKAKARLIEAVSIKLKLERYGKIDEITDEMAALFEAREYPTEKIKDKTVKQVRAYCTEIVANEVRRLISEEKIRPDGRAVDELRPLNSQVDLLPRVHGSAMFTRGETQVLSACTLGALGDNQIIDDLTEIETKRFMHHYNFPPYSVGETGRMGSPGRREIGHGALGERALSAVIPSEEEFPYTIRLVAEVLESNGSSSQASICAGTMSLMSAGVPIKAPVAGVAMGLIKTSDEHYTVLTDIQGMEDHYGDMDFKVAGTPKGITALQMDIKIDGINRAILEEALAQAKKGRAEIMANMMAAISEPRAEVSPYAPKMYRMMIPVDKIREVIGTGGKMINQIIADCDNVKIDIEDDGSVVIYHSDKNAIMKAAETINQIIREAKVGEIYDGKVVRLEKFGAFVELFPGTDGLLHVSKIDYKRVEKPEDVLKLGDVIQVIVTEIDEKGRVNVSHRDLMEKPEGWDEEQRAKRAARDRRDGEKRVFRKREQ from the coding sequence ATGGCGAAAGAGGTATTTACATTCGACTTCTGCGGCCGCAATCTAACGATTGAAACCGGAGAAATCGCAAAACAGGCAGGTGGAGCTGTCGTAGTCCGTTACCAAGATACAGTAGTGCTTTCAACCGCTACTGCCAACCATACTCCGAAAGACTCAGACTTTTTCCCGCTGACTGTCAGCTTTGAAGAAAAGCTGTATTCTGTCGGTAAGATTCCAGGCGGCTTTTTACGCCGCGAAGGCCGGCCGAGCGAACACGCGACGCTGACTGCGCGGATGATCGACCGTCCGATCCGTCCGCTGTTTGCGGAAGGTTTCCGCAACGAGGTCCAGGTCGTCAATACCGTCCTGTCCGTAGATCAGGATTGTTCAGCGGAAATGGCGGCGATGTTCGGAGCTTCCTGTGCGCTGTGCATTTCGGATATTCCGTTCAACGGTCCAATTGCTGGGGTGATTGTCGGTCGTGTTGACGGCAAGTTTATCATCAACCCTTCCGTGGAGGATGCCGAGAAATCCGATATTCATCTGACCGTTGCCGGAACGAAGGATGCGATCAACATGGTCGAAGCCGGAGCGAAGGAAGTCAGTGAAGAAGAAATGATCGATGCGCTGATGTTTGGACATGATCACATCAAAATGCTGTGTGAATTCCAGGAACAGATCATCGCGAAGTGTGCGAAGCCGAAAATGGAGATCAAGCTGGACGTTGTTCCAGATGAAATCAAGGCTGAGATTGATGAAAAAGCAAAGGCTCGTCTGATTGAAGCGGTTTCGATCAAGCTGAAGCTGGAACGCTATGGCAAAATCGATGAGATTACCGATGAGATGGCGGCGCTGTTTGAGGCTCGCGAATATCCAACTGAAAAAATCAAGGATAAAACGGTGAAGCAGGTTCGTGCTTACTGCACTGAAATCGTGGCGAATGAAGTCCGCCGCTTAATCTCCGAAGAAAAGATCAGACCGGACGGCCGGGCTGTGGATGAGCTGCGTCCGCTGAATTCGCAGGTGGATCTGCTGCCGCGCGTTCATGGCTCCGCGATGTTTACGCGTGGGGAAACTCAGGTGCTTTCGGCTTGTACCTTAGGCGCACTGGGCGACAATCAGATCATTGATGATCTGACGGAAATTGAAACTAAGCGCTTTATGCATCACTATAACTTCCCGCCGTATTCTGTTGGAGAAACCGGCCGGATGGGTTCGCCGGGACGGCGTGAAATTGGTCATGGCGCACTGGGTGAACGAGCCTTGTCGGCGGTGATCCCGAGCGAAGAAGAATTCCCATATACGATTCGTCTGGTCGCGGAAGTGCTGGAATCCAATGGTTCCTCTTCTCAGGCCTCAATCTGTGCCGGAACGATGTCGCTGATGTCTGCCGGTGTTCCGATCAAGGCTCCGGTAGCCGGCGTTGCCATGGGGTTGATCAAGACCAGTGATGAGCACTATACCGTTCTGACGGACATTCAGGGCATGGAAGATCACTATGGTGATATGGACTTCAAGGTTGCAGGGACGCCGAAGGGCATCACCGCTCTGCAGATGGACATCAAGATCGACGGCATCAACCGCGCGATCCTGGAAGAGGCGCTGGCTCAGGCGAAAAAAGGCCGTGCTGAAATCATGGCGAACATGATGGCAGCGATCAGCGAACCGCGCGCAGAAGTCAGTCCGTATGCACCGAAGATGTACCGCATGATGATTCCGGTCGATAAGATCCGTGAAGTCATCGGCACCGGCGGCAAGATGATCAACCAGATCATTGCGGATTGCGACAATGTGAAGATTGATATTGAGGATGACGGATCGGTTGTCATCTATCACAGCGATAAAAATGCGATCATGAAAGCAGCGGAAACGATCAACCAGATCATCCGTGAAGCCAAGGTCGGCGAGATTTATGACGGCAAGGTTGTGCGGCTGGAAAAGTTCGGAGCCTTTGTCGAACTGTTCCCGGGTACTGACGGCCTGCTGCATGTCTCCAAGATTGATTACAAGCGGGTTGAAAAGCCGGAAGACGTTCTGAAACTGGGCGATGTCATTCAGGTCATCGTCACGGAGATTGATGAGAAAGGCCGCGTTAACGTTTCCCATCGGGATCTGATGGAAAAGCCGGAAGGCTGGGACGAAGAACAGCGTGCGAAGCGGGCCGCGCGGGATCGCCGGGATGGCGAGAAACGCGTGTTCCGGAAACGAGAACAATAA
- the trmB gene encoding tRNA (guanosine(46)-N7)-methyltransferase TrmB, which translates to MRMRKKAWAEPFLKENAEFVIEKPEIWAGHWREKLACQRLRIEIGSGKGDYFTKMAAMNPDEGWIGIEKEHNVAAVAAKKALAQPHEHMALIAQDADQLSRWFAEGELDVIHLNFSDPWPKSGYAKRRLSHARFLKQYEALLNRQGQVIMKTDNPKLFEFSLTEFSRENWQLCEVSVDFRRQPHPEDAITEYEQKFMDLGQPIYRAVWQKKDI; encoded by the coding sequence ATGAGAATGCGTAAAAAAGCCTGGGCAGAACCTTTTTTAAAGGAAAATGCTGAATTTGTCATAGAAAAACCGGAAATTTGGGCGGGACATTGGCGTGAAAAATTAGCTTGTCAACGGCTGCGGATTGAAATCGGCAGCGGCAAAGGCGATTATTTCACAAAAATGGCAGCGATGAACCCGGATGAGGGCTGGATTGGAATCGAAAAAGAACACAATGTAGCGGCGGTGGCGGCGAAGAAAGCGCTGGCGCAGCCGCATGAACACATGGCGCTGATCGCTCAGGATGCCGATCAGCTTAGCCGTTGGTTTGCGGAAGGAGAATTGGATGTCATTCATCTGAACTTTTCCGATCCCTGGCCGAAAAGCGGTTATGCCAAACGGCGTTTATCCCATGCTCGTTTTTTAAAGCAATATGAAGCGCTGCTGAACCGGCAGGGTCAGGTCATCATGAAGACAGACAATCCCAAACTGTTTGAATTTTCACTAACAGAATTTTCCAGAGAGAACTGGCAGCTATGCGAGGTCAGCGTTGATTTCCGCCGCCAGCCCCATCCGGAAGACGCCATTACCGAATATGAACAGAAATTTATGGATCTCGGACAGCCAATTTATCGTGCGGTTTGGCAGAAGAAAGACATTTAA
- the murC gene encoding UDP-N-acetylmuramate--L-alanine ligase, producing the protein MVFFIGIKGTGMAALACILNDLGMEVSGSDLSKHFFTEEPLVARQIAILPFDPKNIQDGMTVIIGNAFKEDFPEVIAARRNPTVTCYRYHEYLGALMKDYTSLCVAGSHGKTTTTGMLAAMMDPIAPTGHLIGDGSGEIHPDSQYLAVEACEYRRHFLAYHPDYAIITNADLDHVDYFKTEEDYAKAYEEFACQVKKGLVLFGDDPKVRALRIDPAVTHYYYGVEEGNDFQAVNITETSEDMHFDVLFQGQMQGHFDLPFVGRHLLWNSLGVIALGLLEGYTAEQIEPGLASFQGTKRRFAIEKHGENIFVDDYAHHPTEVSITIDAARKRFPGKKLIAIFKPHRVSRVFHFADDFADALKKADEVFLCDFTSIDDKEDGIDIDITYLQARIPGSKILSEDEQGAAELAALAPAVYLFMSSKDIYGLSGLVKQKL; encoded by the coding sequence ATGGTCTTTTTTATCGGCATCAAGGGAACGGGCATGGCGGCGCTGGCCTGTATTCTCAACGATTTAGGCATGGAAGTTTCCGGTTCAGATCTTTCAAAGCATTTTTTTACCGAAGAACCGCTGGTGGCTCGGCAGATTGCCATTCTGCCGTTTGATCCGAAGAATATTCAGGACGGAATGACGGTCATCATCGGCAATGCCTTCAAAGAAGACTTCCCGGAGGTTATTGCAGCCCGCCGCAATCCGACCGTTACGTGTTATCGGTATCATGAGTATTTAGGCGCCCTGATGAAAGACTATACGAGTTTGTGCGTTGCGGGCAGCCATGGCAAGACGACGACGACCGGCATGCTGGCGGCGATGATGGATCCGATTGCACCGACAGGGCATTTGATCGGCGACGGTTCCGGTGAAATTCACCCTGACAGTCAGTATCTGGCGGTGGAGGCGTGCGAGTACCGGCGGCACTTTTTAGCGTATCATCCGGACTATGCGATCATTACCAATGCGGATCTGGACCATGTCGATTACTTTAAAACGGAAGAAGACTATGCAAAAGCTTATGAAGAATTTGCCTGTCAGGTAAAAAAAGGGCTGGTTCTGTTCGGCGATGATCCGAAAGTCAGAGCGCTGCGAATTGATCCAGCGGTGACGCATTATTATTACGGCGTGGAAGAGGGGAATGATTTCCAGGCGGTGAACATTACGGAAACCAGTGAGGATATGCATTTCGATGTTTTGTTTCAGGGACAGATGCAGGGACATTTTGATCTCCCCTTTGTCGGCCGGCATTTATTATGGAACAGTCTGGGCGTCATCGCACTGGGCTTGCTGGAAGGATATACGGCGGAACAGATTGAACCGGGACTGGCTTCTTTTCAGGGGACAAAGCGGCGGTTTGCGATTGAAAAGCATGGTGAAAACATCTTTGTCGACGACTATGCCCATCACCCAACAGAGGTGTCGATTACGATTGACGCGGCCCGCAAACGCTTCCCGGGCAAGAAACTGATCGCAATTTTCAAACCCCATCGGGTATCCCGCGTCTTTCATTTTGCTGACGATTTTGCTGACGCTTTAAAGAAGGCCGATGAAGTGTTTTTATGCGATTTTACCAGTATTGACGACAAGGAAGATGGTATTGATATTGATATCACCTATCTGCAGGCGCGGATTCCAGGCTCGAAAATCTTAAGTGAAGACGAGCAAGGAGCTGCCGAGCTGGCCGCACTGGCGCCGGCGGTATATTTGTTTATGTCCAGCAAGGATATTTACGGACTCAGCGGTTTAGTCAAGCAGAAGCTGTAG
- a CDS encoding oleate hydratase — protein MYYSNGNYEAFAHPRKPEGVDHKSAYLVGSGLASLSAACFLVRDGQMPGEHIHILEEGKLPGGACDGIKDPQKGFIIRGGREMENHFECLWDLFRSIPSLETEGVSVLDEYYWLNKEDPNYSLMRATINRGEDAHTDGKFGLSDKAAMEIMKLFFTKDEDLYDKKITDVFDEEFFSSNFWLYWRTMFAFEDWHSALEMKLYIQRFIHHVGGLPDFSALKFTKYNQYESLILPMVKYLEEHHVQFEYDTRVTNVQFEITDEKKVARQLFCVHEGQQKTIDLTENDLVFVTNGSCTENSSLGDNDHAPQFNTEEGGCWQLWRNIAAQDPAFGHPDKFCTHTDKTYWESATVTTLDDRIPPYIQKICKRDPFSGKVVTGGIITVKDSNWLMSYTLNRQPHFKDQPKDQLVVWVYGLFGDVEGNYIKKPMRECTGTEITEEWLYHLGVPEAEIHDMAVHSARCIPCMMPYITAFFMPRTAGDRPKVVPEGCVNFAFIGQFADTVRDTVFTTEYSVRTGMEAVYTLLDIDRGVPEVFNSVYDVRVLLDSTYKMLDGRQLKEIKVPWLVHLIEKQGLKKIQGTVIEELLQEYHLI, from the coding sequence ATGTATTACAGCAATGGCAATTACGAAGCGTTCGCTCATCCCCGCAAGCCGGAAGGCGTCGATCACAAATCCGCATATCTGGTTGGATCCGGTCTGGCTTCTCTGTCTGCGGCTTGTTTCTTAGTCCGTGACGGTCAGATGCCGGGAGAACACATCCACATTTTAGAGGAAGGCAAGCTGCCCGGCGGTGCCTGCGATGGGATTAAAGATCCGCAGAAAGGCTTTATCATCCGCGGCGGCCGGGAAATGGAAAATCACTTTGAATGTCTGTGGGATTTGTTCCGCTCCATTCCTTCCCTCGAAACCGAAGGTGTTTCAGTATTGGATGAATATTACTGGCTGAACAAAGAGGACCCGAATTACTCGTTGATGCGCGCGACTATCAACCGCGGCGAGGACGCCCATACCGACGGCAAGTTTGGCCTGAGTGATAAAGCCGCAATGGAAATCATGAAGCTGTTCTTTACGAAGGATGAGGATCTTTATGACAAGAAGATTACTGACGTCTTCGATGAGGAATTCTTTTCCAGCAATTTCTGGCTGTACTGGCGTACGATGTTCGCTTTTGAAGACTGGCATTCCGCATTGGAAATGAAACTGTATATCCAGCGCTTCATTCATCATGTCGGCGGTCTGCCGGACTTCTCGGCGCTGAAATTCACGAAGTACAATCAGTATGAATCGCTGATTCTGCCGATGGTCAAATATCTGGAAGAGCATCATGTTCAGTTCGAATATGACACGCGCGTGACAAACGTTCAGTTTGAAATCACGGATGAAAAGAAAGTGGCCCGGCAGCTGTTCTGTGTTCATGAAGGTCAACAGAAAACGATTGATCTTACCGAAAATGATCTTGTCTTTGTCACCAACGGCAGCTGTACCGAAAATTCCAGTTTGGGCGATAACGACCATGCTCCGCAGTTCAATACGGAAGAGGGCGGCTGCTGGCAGCTGTGGCGCAATATTGCGGCGCAGGATCCGGCTTTCGGACATCCGGATAAATTCTGTACGCATACCGACAAGACGTATTGGGAATCGGCGACCGTCACTACGCTGGATGACCGCATCCCACCGTATATTCAGAAAATCTGCAAGCGTGATCCGTTCAGCGGCAAGGTCGTGACCGGTGGGATTATCACGGTCAAGGATTCCAACTGGCTGATGAGCTATACGCTGAACCGCCAGCCGCATTTTAAAGATCAACCGAAGGATCAGCTGGTCGTCTGGGTTTACGGTTTGTTCGGCGATGTCGAAGGCAATTATATTAAGAAGCCGATGCGGGAGTGCACAGGGACGGAAATCACGGAGGAATGGCTGTACCATCTGGGCGTGCCAGAAGCGGAAATCCATGACATGGCGGTGCATTCTGCCCGCTGTATTCCATGCATGATGCCGTATATTACCGCGTTCTTCATGCCGCGGACAGCCGGCGACCGGCCGAAGGTTGTGCCGGAAGGCTGTGTCAACTTTGCCTTTATCGGGCAGTTTGCCGACACGGTTCGGGATACTGTGTTTACGACTGAATATTCTGTCCGTACAGGCATGGAAGCGGTCTATACACTTCTGGATATTGATCGCGGGGTACCGGAGGTTTTCAATTCCGTTTATGATGTTCGGGTTCTGCTGGACTCCACATATAAGATGCTGGATGGCCGCCAGCTGAAAGAGATCAAAGTACCGTGGCTGGTTCATCTGATTGAAAAGCAGGGCTTAAAAAAGATCCAGGGAACCGTGATTGAAGAACTGCTTCAGGAATATCATCTGATCTGA
- a CDS encoding LacI family DNA-binding transcriptional regulator, whose protein sequence is MKRVTIYDVANEAGVSLATVSRVINGSNVVKGGTKQKVEEAIEKLGYKPNAIAQGLALQKTTTIALVIPEASFTYTGQIINGLLDVAKIYKYNIMLHTTTEGINEINDIIENIIKSRVDGVVIYNDKLMREELNTLTKYNVPIVIIGNKVSDSKISSVYVDIENAVYELVMKYLEGGKRDIAIIQDRKNGYSIDQMIHGAKKAYATKGLEFNGYLEIPGQYRTSYDFMKDYLQEHKHDLIIANRDSQAIAVVNAAKENGIDIPKEMEIVCVIDTKYNSMMRPQISSFAIPSYDLGAVSMRVMTKMLQENTDDIDKEIELSYLFTPRQSTL, encoded by the coding sequence ATGAAGAGAGTAACAATCTATGATGTAGCCAATGAAGCCGGCGTATCTCTGGCCACGGTATCCCGCGTTATTAATGGGAGCAATGTCGTTAAAGGCGGCACAAAGCAAAAGGTCGAGGAAGCCATTGAAAAACTGGGTTATAAGCCAAACGCGATTGCGCAGGGGCTGGCTCTGCAGAAAACAACGACAATTGCTTTGGTGATTCCGGAAGCAAGCTTTACGTATACCGGACAGATCATCAACGGACTTTTGGATGTTGCCAAAATTTATAAATACAACATTATGCTGCATACGACAACCGAAGGCATCAATGAAATTAATGATATCATCGAAAACATCATTAAGTCCCGTGTTGACGGCGTCGTCATTTATAACGATAAGCTGATGCGGGAAGAACTGAACACCCTGACCAAATACAATGTACCGATTGTTATCATCGGCAACAAAGTTTCCGATAGCAAGATCAGCTCGGTTTACGTTGACATTGAAAATGCTGTCTATGAGCTCGTTATGAAATACTTAGAGGGCGGCAAGCGTGATATTGCAATTATTCAGGATCGGAAGAATGGCTATTCAATCGACCAGATGATCCATGGTGCAAAGAAAGCGTATGCGACCAAGGGACTGGAATTCAACGGTTATCTGGAAATCCCCGGACAATATCGGACATCCTATGATTTTATGAAGGATTATCTGCAGGAACATAAGCATGATCTGATCATCGCCAATCGGGATTCCCAGGCGATTGCGGTTGTCAATGCCGCTAAGGAAAACGGCATCGACATTCCAAAGGAAATGGAAATCGTCTGTGTTATTGATACGAAATACAATTCGATGATGCGGCCGCAGATTTCCAGCTTTGCGATTCCGTCCTATGATTTGGGTGCGGTTTCGATGCGCGTCATGACCAAGATGCTGCAGGAGAATACTGACGATATTGATAAGGAAATTGAATTGAGCTATCTGTTTACACCGCGGCAGTCTACTTTGTGA
- the tyrS gene encoding tyrosine--tRNA ligase → MGIYEELEWRGLIKDVSSPQLREKLNAGGMTFYIGTDPTGDSLHIGHFSSFLISKRLKDAGHNPILLVGGGTGLIGDPKPDSERPMVTKEEVNHNFECLKKQAQNLFGFEVVNNYDWYKDINFIDFLRDYGKYFNINYMLNKDIVRRRLDAGITYTEFSYMLMQAMDFWWLHENKNCTLQVAGQDQWGNITAGIELIRKKTGQEAYGFTMPLLTKSDGTKFGKTNGHAIWLDINKTSAYEMYQFFINSEDSKVIDYLKFLTFLSREEIEALEEKNRTQPHLREAHKALAKEVITFVHGEEAYNTAIKIAQTLFGGNLQDLTVDELKQGVSDMPRFVIEDKQPLIEVLVNCGIAKSKREGREWIVGGSIQVNGEKVTDPMTPVCRSEAFDQEFTILRKGKKNYFVCDFNQ, encoded by the coding sequence ATGGGTATCTATGAAGAATTAGAGTGGCGGGGATTGATTAAGGATGTCAGTTCACCGCAGCTGCGGGAAAAACTGAATGCCGGAGGCATGACATTCTATATCGGCACAGATCCGACGGGCGATAGTCTGCATATCGGACATTTCTCATCCTTTCTGATCAGCAAGCGTTTAAAAGATGCCGGTCATAATCCAATTCTGTTGGTTGGCGGGGGCACCGGTTTGATCGGCGATCCCAAACCGGACAGCGAACGGCCGATGGTGACGAAAGAGGAAGTCAATCACAATTTTGAATGCCTGAAGAAGCAGGCTCAGAACTTATTTGGTTTTGAAGTCGTCAACAATTATGATTGGTATAAAGATATCAACTTTATCGATTTTCTGCGTGACTACGGCAAATATTTCAATATCAATTACATGCTGAACAAGGATATCGTACGCCGCCGGTTGGATGCCGGGATTACCTACACCGAATTTTCTTATATGCTGATGCAGGCAATGGATTTCTGGTGGCTGCATGAAAACAAGAACTGTACGCTGCAGGTAGCCGGTCAGGATCAGTGGGGCAATATTACCGCCGGAATTGAACTGATCCGCAAAAAGACCGGACAGGAAGCCTATGGATTTACAATGCCGTTATTGACAAAATCCGACGGAACGAAGTTTGGCAAAACCAACGGGCATGCGATCTGGCTGGATATCAACAAGACTTCAGCGTATGAAATGTACCAGTTCTTCATCAATTCTGAGGACAGCAAGGTCATTGATTACCTGAAGTTCCTGACGTTCTTAAGCCGCGAAGAAATTGAAGCGCTGGAAGAAAAGAACCGCACACAGCCGCATCTGCGGGAAGCACACAAGGCTTTGGCAAAAGAGGTCATTACCTTTGTACATGGCGAAGAAGCCTACAACACGGCGATTAAAATTGCTCAGACCTTGTTTGGCGGCAATCTTCAGGATCTGACAGTCGATGAGCTGAAACAGGGTGTTTCCGATATGCCGCGCTTTGTCATTGAAGACAAGCAGCCGTTAATCGAGGTACTGGTAAACTGCGGAATTGCCAAAAGCAAGCGCGAAGGCCGCGAATGGATTGTTGGCGGTTCCATCCAGGTCAATGGGGAAAAGGTCACGGATCCGATGACGCCGGTCTGCCGCAGCGAAGCGTTTGACCAGGAATTTACGATTCTGCGCAAAGGCAAAAAGAACTATTTCGTCTGCGATTTTAATCAATAA